From the genome of Thermogutta terrifontis, one region includes:
- a CDS encoding NUDIX hydrolase: MDVWSDGDIVFEAPKFQIVRRTASQAPAQSLYYVNHPGAVAILPILDDERIVLVRNRRWAINRELLEIPAGTRRPGEHPQAAAIRELSEETGYSARIWQEVLEFYVSPGITNERMTLFFARDLIPGSPHLEPDEDLRVEIATVEQCKTALREGLICDAKSIIALLVFFSQAQFIG, from the coding sequence ATGGACGTTTGGAGCGACGGAGACATCGTTTTTGAAGCACCGAAGTTTCAGATCGTGCGAAGAACAGCTTCGCAGGCACCCGCACAATCTCTTTACTATGTGAATCACCCTGGGGCGGTCGCGATTCTGCCGATTTTAGATGATGAGCGGATTGTCCTCGTGCGAAATCGACGCTGGGCGATAAACAGGGAATTGCTCGAGATCCCGGCCGGCACACGGCGCCCCGGCGAGCATCCGCAGGCGGCTGCCATACGCGAACTCAGCGAGGAAACGGGATACTCGGCAAGGATCTGGCAGGAGGTCCTTGAGTTTTACGTTTCGCCAGGAATAACCAATGAGCGAATGACCCTCTTTTTTGCCCGGGATCTTATTCCCGGTTCACCCCATTTGGAACCGGATGAGGATCTTCGTGTCGAAATCGCCACAGTGGAACAGTGTAAGACGGCCCTCCGGGAAGGACTTATTTGCGATGCCAAATCTATTATCGCACTGCTCGTTTTTTTCTCGCAGGCTCAATTCATTGGCTGA